One genomic segment of Clavelina lepadiformis chromosome 3, kaClaLepa1.1, whole genome shotgun sequence includes these proteins:
- the LOC143448775 gene encoding TBC1 domain family member 23-like, with protein MYGLCSDSLPNMAEPDHNNEPQSPPSEFEEVNASDSNYSEAEIIDSDWHFELENVLNEGFVDQGIIKSVCKCRNLPEKFRSRVWKICLNVANRGNSMSSWDGKLDLLTDDDLRADCTAAVESTFDEEMHNIVAKGQMIDDLVAVVTYYCKCRAVKYHTNNGWMDILRPLVKLQLERSDLYNCFYALQSRYIPRTDLSPQVSSMPFHLLRLLLLYHDPEMCNFLDTCKISMESFTNKWFSTLFSTQCSIEIASAIWDIYLQQADPFFVFYLSLVILVNAKEQVMTTVGANKLNQEETITTLENSPSVLSIEDVDDFCQLATYYCNRTPSSFKRDLGGCFYSGAMVATSSKVDFMASDLAQSFCLKVSIPELLLSSQPSSEDASDDDNGPRIRFFVVDCRPAEKYNKGHLLTAFHLDATLMLREPTEFDAALTSLFAAQEQAIQAGSTAGGEHLCFIGSGTDDEDQYMYMVVANLLQKHQTYVSVARGGYASLLDYLTEVGIDLSEWIVGAECPVVSQKKGNQLQPDQQHAVTKRAIMGALMKKVAGNVVERTMHLKEKVSHFIETTDEEWSGERKGKYKGNNAQKGADGVFSIGDENEHDDEDVAREDQEVTYNTSEIDDLDVWKSKPDVKYCFECQSVSEDRRLVSAHLLVTTTEMRCLVEVKPRKGRRLTKQIFVKARPPRLLCTVIKITSRKSFPELITFKFGDLEQMESDEEARVVAADRYILPDAGGTTRSIKQLIVEADVKRQEDREKKTSSNDSKDEDQPSTSKENT; from the exons ATGTATGGCCTGTGTTCTGATTCATTACCAAATATGGCAGAGCCGGACCACAACAACGAACCACAATCGCCACCCAGTGAATTTGAAGAAGTTAATGCATCAGATAGCAACTATAGTGAAGCTGAAATTATTGACAGCGATTGGCATTTTGAGTTAGAAAACGTTCTCAATGAGGGATTTGTTGATCAGGGCATTATTAAAAGTGTTTGTAAATGCCGGAACTTGCCTGAAAAATTTCG ATCTCGAGTGtggaaaatatgtttgaaTGTGGCCAACCGGGGTAACTCAATGTCATCATGGGACGGAAAACTAGACCTATTGACAGACGATGACCTTCGTGCTGATTGCACTGCAGCCGTTGAGTCCACATTTGATGAAGAAATGCACAATATTGTTGCTAAAGGGCAGATGATTGATGATTTAGTTGCAGTTGTCACATATTATTGCAAATGCCGGGCTGTCAAGTATCATACTAACAACGGCTGGATGGACATACTTCGCCCGTTAGTTAAACTTCAACTGGAACGATCAGATTTGTACAACTGCTTCTACGCGCTACAGTCAAGATACATACCTCGCACTGATCTCTCCCCTCAAGTTTCATCAATGCCATTTCACCTGCTTCGCTTGCTTTTGCTATATCATGATCCAGAAATGTGTAATTTTCTTGACACTTGCAAGATATCAATGGAGTCTTTTACTAATAAATGGTTTTCGACTTTGTTTTCCACACAATGCTCGATTGAAATTGCTTCCGCTATATGGGACATCTACCTTCAGCAGGCGGAccctttttttgttttctatcTCTCACTCGTTATTCTCGTTAACGCTAAAGAACAA GTTATGACGACAGTTGgagcaaataaattaaaccaGGAAGAGACAATCACCACTCTTGAAAATTCACCATCGGTGCTTTCCATCGAAGATGTTGACGATTTCTGTCAACTCGCTACGTATTATTGCAATCGAACCCCATCTTCGTTCAAGCGTGATTTGGGAGGTTGTTTTTATAGCGGGGCAATGGTAGCGACTTCTTCAAAAGTGGATTTTATGGCCTCTGACCTGGCACAGTCATTTTGCTTAAAa GTGTCAATTCCGGAATTGCTTTTGTCAAGTCAACCGTCGAGTGAAGATGCATCAGACGATGACAATGGTCCACGCATCcgcttttttgttgttgattgcAGACCGGCTGAAAA GTATAACAAGGGCCATTTGCTCACTGCTTTTCATCTTGACGCAACACTCATGCTTCGAGAACCAACAGAGTTTGATGCCGCTTTGACGTCGTTGTTTGCTGCCCAGGAACAAGCCATACAGGCTGGATCTACTGCTGGGGGGGAGCACCTCTGCTTCATTG GCAGCGGCACAGACGATGAAGACCAGTACATGTACATGGTGGTCGCCAATCTGCTGCAAAAACACCAGACCTATGTGAGCGTGGCTCGGGGTGGTTATGCTTCACTGCTTGACTATCTCACTGAAGTTGGCATTGATTTGTCAGAGTGGATTGTCGGTGCGGAATGTCCTGTTGTCTCACAGAAGAAAGGAA ATCAGCTACAACCGGACCAACAACACGCAGTGACAAAACGTGCGATTATGGGAGCTTTGATGAAGAAAGTTGCTGGAAATGTTGTTGAGCGAACGATGCATTTGAAAGAGAAAGTTTCTCACTTTATAGAAACAACAGATGAAGAGTGGAGTGGTGAAAG AAAGGGGAAATACAAAGGCAACAATGCCCAGAAAGGGGCTGATGGCGTCTTCAGTATCGGAGATGAAAATGAACACGATGACGAAGATGTTGCCCGGGAAGATCAGGAAGTGACGTATAACACGAGCGAAATCGACGATCTCGATGTCTGGAAATCGAAACCCGATGTGAAGTATTGTTTCGAGTGTCAGTCTGTGTCTGAAGATCGTCGTCTTGTATCTGCACATCTTCTCGTGACCACGACAGAGATGCGCTGCCTCGTCGAAGTGAAACCACGAAAAGGAAGACGCTTGACGaagcaaatttttgttaaagcaCGGCCGCCCCGACTACTGTGCACCGTCATCAAAATCACATCTCGGAAGTCGTTTCCGGAGCTTATCACCTTCAAGTTCGGGGATCTGGAGCAAATGGAAAGTGATGAGGAAGCAAGAGTAGTCGCAGCCGATCGCTACATCCTTCCAGATGCAGGAGGAACAACAAGATCCATCAAACAGTTGATCGTGGAAGCAGATGTAAAACGCCAAGAGGATCGCGAGAAGAAAACTTCAAGCAATGACTCAAAGGATGAAGATCAGCCCTCCACAAGCAAAGAGAATACATGA